The Longimicrobium sp. region GATGCGCGTAGCGGCTGCCGTAGCCGCGCATGTGATGGAGCTGCACCACGTTGCCGTATCCGCCGCTCCACCCGGCCCGCGCCACCACGCCATCACCCACGGCGCGCACGGGGGTGCCACGGGACGCGGCGAAGTCCACGCCCTTATGGGCGCGCATGCGGTGCAGGATGGGATGGTAGCGGCCTGCGGAGAACGTCGAGGAGATGCGGCGGAACTCAAGCGGGGCGCGGAGGAAGGCGCGGCGCAGCGACTCGCCCTCGCCGTCGAAGTATTCGTCGCGCCCGTGCTGGCGGAAGAGGTAGGCTTCCTGGAGCTTGCCGCCGACCTCGAACTGCACCGCGAGCACGCGTCCCGAGCGGGCGGTGCCATCAGGGCGCGCCATCCGCTCGTAGACGATGCGGAAGGAGTCGCCGGAGCGCAGGTCGCTGGAGAAATCGAGCTTCCATGCGAAGATCTGGTCGGCCAACACGTCGGCGATCTGCTGCCGCTCGGCGGACGGAACGTCGCCCGCGCCCTCGAGGAGGGCCTGGTACAGCGAGGACTTCACCGTCCCGGACAGCACCGCCGTGTCGGGGCTCACCTTCACCTCGGCCACGCGCGCCGCCAGCCCTTCCTTGCCGGCTTCCACCGAGAGCACGTGGTCGGCGTCCAGCCCCAACTCCGCGCGCTTCATCAGCCCGTCGATGGTGGCCTGCGTATACCGCAACACGAGCCCCGGCCGCACTTTGCGCACGTCCTGCACCGCCTCGATGTGCGCGAGAAGGGCGCGCGCTTCCTCTATGTTGAGCCGCGTGCGCCCCATCAGCTCCGAAAGCGTCTCGCCCTTGCGGAGCGTGTCCGCGTACGAGACTTCGACCGGCCGCGGCGCGGTCCTGACGTGCGCGACCGGAACCGTCACCGGCTGCTCATCCCGCGGCTTGTCGCCCATCGAGGTGAGCGCCAACCCCAGCCCGCCCAGCACTCCGACCGCGAAGAAGCTCTTCGAGTGCGCCATCCGACTCTCCCTGCTTGGATGATCCAGACGGCGGCTCACACGGAGACACAGAGGGCACGGCAAGAACAGAAGTCCTTCTGTGCCTTGCCGTTATCCTCTGTGGCTCTGTGTGAGGCCGCTGTTCCCACCAGCAAAAGCGGGAGCGAAGCGGCCAGGGCAAATTCCTTCGCCCGAGCCCGCTTCGCTCGTGAAACCGCGACAACTTAATGCGCCGGCGCGCCTCAGTCCATCTGCCGGCGGATGAAGGTCGGGATTTCCAGGTCGCTCGGCATGCGCGGGTCCGGGGCGGGACGCGGCGGCGGGAACTTGTGCACCGGAGTGCTCCCCCCCGATTCGCGGCCGTTGGACCCCTGCGTCTCCACCGGAGCGGGCGGCGGCGAGACGGGGCCCGCGGGCATCACCTGCCGCGTGCCGTACATCGGCGTCGCGTGCGTGCGCGGCTCC contains the following coding sequences:
- a CDS encoding peptidoglycan DD-metalloendopeptidase family protein translates to MAHSKSFFAVGVLGGLGLALTSMGDKPRDEQPVTVPVAHVRTAPRPVEVSYADTLRKGETLSELMGRTRLNIEEARALLAHIEAVQDVRKVRPGLVLRYTQATIDGLMKRAELGLDADHVLSVEAGKEGLAARVAEVKVSPDTAVLSGTVKSSLYQALLEGAGDVPSAERQQIADVLADQIFAWKLDFSSDLRSGDSFRIVYERMARPDGTARSGRVLAVQFEVGGKLQEAYLFRQHGRDEYFDGEGESLRRAFLRAPLEFRRISSTFSAGRYHPILHRMRAHKGVDFAASRGTPVRAVGDGVVARAGWSGGYGNVVQLHHMRGYGSRYAHLSRFADGIRAGTRVHQGDVIGYVGSTGLSTGPHLHYEFHSEGRAVDPNQVKFITGEPVVASAMDRFRALVEHRMAVMDRAGSPRLAMRTSGASAGE